The Hemibagrus wyckioides isolate EC202008001 linkage group LG15, SWU_Hwy_1.0, whole genome shotgun sequence genome window below encodes:
- the slc2a1a gene encoding solute carrier family 2, facilitated glucose transporter member 1a produces MDSNRKHVTGQLMVAVGTAVIGSLQFGYNTGVINAPQAIIEGFYNETWNERYNEPIPPNSLTTLWAISVAIFSVGGIFSSFSVGLFVNRLGRRNSMLVANILAFIAAALMGFSKLAASWEMLIIGRLVVGLYSGLSTGFVPMYVGEIAPTALRGALGTLHQLGIVVGILMAQIFGIESIMGNASMWPFLLGFTFIPAVIQCALLPFCPESPRFLLINQNEENKAKTVLKKLRGTEDIGDDIQEMKEESRQMMREKKVTIMELFRSPLYRQPLLVAVMLQLSQQFSGINAVFYYSTSIFKKAGVSQPVYATIGAGVVNTVFTVVSLFVVERAGRRSLHLIGLLGMAVSAVCMTIAMALTEQVPALSYVSIVAIFVFVAFFEIGPGPIPWFIVAELFSQGPRPAAIAVAGFSNWTANFIVGMCFQYVEQLTGPYVFIIFTVLLLIFFIFTYFKVPETKGRTFDEIAAGFRQNAGSGAEKYGPHDHNMLGADSQL; encoded by the exons CACGTGACGGGGCAGCTCATGGTGGCTGTCGGGACAGCAGTAATCGGCTCCTTACAGTTCGGCTATAACACAGGAGTCATTAACGCACCACAGGCG ATCATCGAGGGCTTCTACAATGAGACATGGAATGAACGGTATAACGAACCCATCCCTCCAAACTCCCTCACTACCCTTTGGGCCATTTCTGTTGCCATCTTTTCTGTAGGAGGTATCTTCAGCTCTTTCTCCGTAGGACTGTTTGTCAATCGTCTGGGCAG GAGGAATTCGATGCTTGTGGCTAATATCCTGGCATTTATAGCAGCTGCTTTAATGGGCTTCTCTAAGCTGGCTGCATCTTGGGAGATGCTGATCATTGGCCGGCTTGTTGTGGGTCTTTACTCCGGTCTGTCCACAGGCTTTGTGCCCATGTATGTAGGTGAAATTGCTCCGACAGCTTTGCGAGGAGCACTGGGCACTCTGCATCAGTTGGGTATTGTTGTAGGCATCCTGATGGCACAG ATCTTTGGCATTGAGTCGATTATGGGAAACGCATCTATGTGGCCTTTCTTGCTGGGCTTCACCTTCATCCCGGCCGTGATTCAGTGTGCCCTGTTGCCTTTCTGTCCTGAAAGCCCTCGCTTCCTGCTTATCAACCAGAACGAAGAGAACAAAGCCAAGACTG TTCTGAAGAAGCTTCGTGGCACTGAGGATATTGGCGATGACATCCAGGAGATGAAGGAGGAGAGCAGGCAGATGATGAGGGAGAAAAAAGTGACCATCATGGAATTGTTCCGGTCTCCACTTTACCGCCAACCACTTCTGGTCGCCGTCATGCTGCAGCTGTCACAGCAGTTCTCTGGGATCAACGCT GTATTTTACTACTCTACTAGCATTTTCAAGAAAGCAGGAGTGTCCCAGCCGGTCTATGCAACCATTGGTGCAGGAGTTGTGAACACTGTATTCACCGTAGTGTCT CTGTTCGTGGTGGAGCGAGCAGGACGGAGATCTTTGCACCTCATTGGCCTGCTGGGAATGGCTGTGTCTGCTGTTTGCATGACCATTGCCATGGCACTGACT GAACAAGTCCCAGCCCTTTCATACGTCAGCATCGTCGCCATTTTTGTTTTCGTGGCCTTTTTCGAGATCGGACCTGGTCCGATTCCATGGTTCATCGTGGCTGAACTTTTTAGTCAAGGCCCCCGACCTGCTGCTATCGCTGTGGCCGGTTTCTCCAACTGGACGGCCAATTTTATAGTAGGAATGTGCTTCCAGTATGTGGAG CAACTGACTGGCCCGtatgtcttcatcatcttcactgTCTTGCTgctcatcttcttcatcttcacctACTTCAAGGTGCCTGAGACTAAGGGCCGGACGTTTGACGAGATCGCAGCAGGGTTCCGGCAGAATGCAGGCTCCGGTGCAGAGAAGTATGGCCCACATGATCACAACATGCTGGGTGCAGATTCACAGCTTTGA